A genomic region of Raphanus sativus cultivar WK10039 chromosome 6, ASM80110v3, whole genome shotgun sequence contains the following coding sequences:
- the LOC108807977 gene encoding uncharacterized protein LOC108807977 produces MSERGVLSDLLGERSVIDMGIRKDATVEEAILCSHRRRRHCTCTVLLKDIEVDLSRMRDCLSQAEEGISLWRKDSRFKNQFSAQKTWQLIRETKAKCSWSRGIWFSQATPKFSFMMWLATLDRRSTMDRILCWNPSIDATCVLCKNAPEFRDHLFFECSYSFQVWEHLIKGMLRNSYTNIWSGIMLLISDRKKEKKKLFCIRYALQSAMYVLWRERNKVKHREKLMPKVVLKKMLDKDIRNKLSLLRSKRVKGMEGALQFWFVTRA; encoded by the coding sequence ATGTCTGAGCGAGGAGTTCTCTCTGATCTTCTGGGGGAGAGAAGTGTTATTGATATGGGTATAAGGAAAGATGCTACTGTGGAGGAAGCGATCTTGTGTTCACATCGAAGAAGAAGACACTGTACGTGTACGGTGTTGCTGAAGGATATTGAAGTAGATTTGAGTAGAATGAGAGACTGTCTGAGTCAAGCGGAGGAAGGTATTAGTTTGTGGAGAAAAGACTCAAGATTTAAGAATCAATTCTCTGCTCAAAAGACTTGGCAGTTAATACGAGAGACTAAAGCAAAGTGTAGTTGGTCTCGAGGTATATGGTTTTCTCAAGCAACGCCCAAGTTTTCTTTCATGATGTGGTTGGCTACTTTGGACAGACGTTCCACTATGGACAGGATCTTGTGCTGGAATCCGAGCATTGATGCAACATGTGTCCTTTGTAAGAACGCTCCAGAGTTTAGAGATCATCTTTTCTTTGAGTGTTCTTACTCTTTCCAGGTCTGGGAACATCTTATTAAAGGGATGTTGAGAAACTCATATACCAATATCTGGTCCGGGATTATGCTTCTGATCTCAGacaggaagaaggagaagaagaagttatTTTGCATCAGATATGCACTTCAATCAGCGATGTATGTTCTGTGGAGAGAAAGGAACAAGGTAAAGCATAGAGAAAAGCTAATGCCTAAGGTAGTATTGAAGAAGATGCTTGATAAAGATATACGCAACAAACTTAGCCTCTTAAGATCGAAAAGAGTTAAAGGAATGGAAGGTGCTTTGCAGTTTTGGTTTGTAACGAGAGCGTGA
- the LOC108811246 gene encoding defensin-like protein 295, which yields MASNITFVVLLAFVLACAMPMSIPKAGAQLFLPCKTTKDCEYYYCSSGRPLCVSTQCQCTISSTHEARLDDIKTKKNNAKACKLTTDCDPRMKFTCASRSYMCFDGLCTCTN from the exons ATGGCATCAAATATCACATTCGTCGTTCTTCTTGCTTTCGTTCTCGCTT GTGCAATGCCAATGAGTATTCCGAAAGCAGGAGCTCAGCTTTTTCTTCCAtgcaaaacaacaaaagattGTGAATACTATTACTGCTCGAGCGGGAGACCTCTATGCGTAAGCACGCAATGCCAATGTACAATTTCATCAACTCATGAAGCAAGACTTGACGACATAAAAACGAAGAAGAATAATGCCAAGGCATGCAAGTTGACCACAGATTGTGATCCTCGTATGAAATTTACTTGTGCCTCGAGATCTTATATGTGTTTTGATGGTCTTTGTACTTGCACAAATTAA